In Fusarium falciforme chromosome 9, complete sequence, the following are encoded in one genomic region:
- a CDS encoding Mannan endo-1,6-alpha-mannosidase, translated as MRALLRKATAVLGFTTAVTGLEITFDDEKSVKSAASTVAYGLMKYYTGNNTGDVPGNLPDPYYWWEAGALFGTMIDYWWLTGDSSYNDITKQALVHQAGDTNDYMPENQTLTEGNDDQGFWAMAVMSAAEHKFPDPPDDKPGWLALTQAVFNEYVSRWDSKHCSGGLRWQIFTFNTGYDYKNSISNGCFFNIAARLARYTGNDTYADWAEKIWDWEVKAGLITDELQVFDGVTIGETNCSSTDTNQWTYNAGIYLHGAAVLYNITESDTWKKRVDGILTNINKKFVKNNIIYEQFCEPSKQCNQDQQNFKGFLARWMAATTQMAPHTYDSVAKLLLSSAKSAVGVCNGSPATGYRGPAGTACGFSWLTGTYDGTVGVGPQMSALSIFMYTLVDKVSSPVTKKTGGTSKGDPNAGDTTTGDRDGKKTYSAITMTDKAGAGIITFLIAAGVVCGTAFTVI; from the exons ATGAGGGCACTCCTACGGAAAGCGACTGCGGTATTGGGCTTTACAACAGCAGTGACGGGCCTCGAGATAACATTTGATGACGAGA AGTCTGTCAAGAGTGCTGCTAGCACTGTCGCGTATGGCTTGATGAAGTACTACACGGGAAACAACACTGGCGATGTACCCGGCAACCTGCCAGACCCTTACTACT GGTGGGAGGCGGGCGCCCTGTTCGGAACCATGATCGACTACTGGTGGCTCACAGGCGACTCGTCGTACAACGACATCACCAAGCAAGCATTGGTCCACCAAGCCGGCGATACCAACGACTACATGCCCGAGAACCAGACCCTGACCGAGGGTAACGACGATCAGGGCTTCTGGGCCATGGCCGTCATGTCTGCCGCCGAGCACAAGTTCCCCGACCCCCCGGATGACAAGCCCGGATGGCTCGCCCTCACCCAGGCCGTCTTCAACGAATACGTCAGCCGGTGGGATTCGAAGCACTGCTCCGGCGGCCTGCGGTGGCAGATCTTTACCTTCAACACGGGCTACGACTACAAGaactccatctccaacggGTGCTTCTTCAACATCGCCGCGAGACTGGCTCGCTACACCGGCAACGACACGTACGCCGACTGGGCAGAGAAGATCTGGGACTGGGAGGTCAAGGCCGGACTCATAACCGACGAGCTACAGGTATTTGACGGCGTGACCATCGGGGAAACGAACTGCAGCAGCACCGACACGAATCAGTGGACTTACAACGCCGGCATCTACCTGCACGGCGCAGCTGTCCTGTACAACATCACCGAGAGCGACACTTGGAAGAAGCGTGTCGACGGTATCCTaaccaacatcaacaagaaaTTCGtcaagaataatattatttacgAGCAGTTCTGCGAGCCCAGCAAGCAGTGCAACCAGGATCAGCAGAACTTCAAGGGGTTCCTCGCACGCTGGATGGCCGCCACGACGCAGATGGCGCCTCACACCTACGACTCGGTCGCCAAGCTTTTGCTATCGAGCGCCAAGTCAGCAGTGGGAGTCTGCAACGGATCACCAGCGACGGGTTACAGAGGCCCCGCCGGCACGGCGTGTGGCTTCTCGTGGCTCACTGGTACCTACGACGGCACAGTCGGCGTGGGTCCGCAGATGAGCGCCCTATCCATCTTCATGTACACGCTCGTTGACAAGGTGAGCAGCCCGGTCACGAAGAAGACGGGAGGAACTTCAAAGGGCGACCCGAACGCTGGAGACACGACGACGGGAGACAGGGACGGCAAGAAGACGTATagcgccatcaccatgacGGACAAGGCGGGGGCAGGAATAATAACGTTCCTCATTGCAGCGGGTGTTGTCTGCGGTACTGCTTTTACCGtgatttaa
- a CDS encoding DUF4048 domain-containing protein: MPGFLFPLCVAHRCSFALFDDYHHLTQIHHRALASRAAVAAVAAARPRRRRAYRAPDTPFYNKRRRVLGVRSLQYCNLLECRRLDMASQQQQRQQQQQQQQAIRRRYSVADRLPSDMTIPSAFGSEMAPNSVNTAAALPRYAPTRDLSQGPKERHLNSFSHGHHDSSSSAPAMPPPPRKDDPVPFRRGHARAKSSVSSLNRQVNRLSLTLPIAPPTSDPSRPTPTSAHMSSVPPTPIDSGLTSPADANEFIIAIAAQERRVLELREELFRAEAELNSLKKRWTSQEKKGDQLPFEAFRSPVLPSEEEGGSNRRSADMERRKLLQQNQTPATPSRRRVLRGGHTRTLSLLSPAKPDVGFSLHQDRDHEFEPVRLPSIERRTAQLTNPHLAKRASWQPRSQQNAAVPQVFEDFKTGFKAFVEDIRQITVGDEPISGQTAQLGREPSRTQDTIRPNRPLRPKVSTVFEPPHTGNEVMEISDKSTTSTTGTKNKTEQTSRERSKTKSKPFSWQPLGFDALDDNDWSNWESPASSSKTSRWSGSTMGSGGLDDLSATSDDGEPIDSPSKKKSTGYETPLLSPKLEEILPNMVKGLSPSNLKRTATNLMDEWERSLTDPQYPHQSQNKENNA, from the exons ATGCCCGGTTTTCTTTTCCCACTCTGCGTCGCCCACCGTTGCTCGTTCGCCCTCTTCGATGATTATCACCACCTGACACAAATACACCACAGAGCGCTCGCTTCCAGGGCTGCCGTTGCTGCTGTCGCCGCTGCTAGACCGCGGCGTCGCAGAGCCTATCGAGCTCCAGACACTCCTTTCTACAACAAACGCCGGCGAGTACTCGGTGTCCGCTCCCTACAGTATTGCAACCTCCTTGAGTGTCGTCGTCTGGACATGGCTtcgcaacaacaacaaagacaacaacaacaacaacaacaacaagcaaTCCGCCGACGCTACTCGGTTGCTGATCGTCTGCCTTCGGACATGACTATTCCCTCCGCCTTCGGTTCTGAAATGGCCCCTAATTCGGTCAACACTGCTGCTGCGCTGCCCAGGTATGCTCCCACTCGTGACCTATCTCAGGGTCCAAAGGAGAGACACCTGAATTCTTTCTCACACGGCCACCACGACAGCTCAAGTTCAGCACCCGCAatgcctcctccgcctcgcAAGGACGACCCCGTCCCCTTCAGACGAGGACATGCCCGAGCCAAGTCCAGCGTGTCCAGTCTGAACCGGCAGGTCAACAGACTTTCACTTACTTTGCCAATTGCGCCCCCTACGAGCGACCCATCTCGGCCAACCCCAACCTCTGCACACATGTCTTCGGTACCCCCGACGCCTATCGACTCGGGGTTGACATCACCTGCTGACGCCAACGAATTCATCATTGCAATTGCTGCTCAGGAGAGACGAGTGCTGGAACTACGTGAAGAGTTGTTCCGTGCAGAGGCAGAGCTTAACTCGCTCAAGAAGAGGTGGACTTcccaggagaagaagggcgatCAGCTTCCCTTTGAGGCATTCAGGAGTCCTGTTCTACCCTCCGAAGAAGAGGGTGGCTCAAACCGGCGTAGCGCCGAcatggagaggaggaagctgCTACAGCAGAATCAGACCCCAGCGACCCCCAGCCGACGAAGGGTCTTGCGCGGTGGGCACACGAGGACCCTTTCTCTGCTCTCGCCGGCGAAGCCAGACGTTGGGTTCTCGCTGCATCAGGATCGCGATCATGAATTTGAGCCTGTCAGGCTACCTTCAATAGAGCGCAGGACCGCTCAATTAACAAACCCACACCTAGCCAAGCGTGCCTCGTGGCAGCCACGCAGCCAGCAGAACGCCGCCGTCCCCCAGGTTTTCGAGGACTTCAAGACGGGTTTCAAGGCTTTCGTCGAGGATATTCGCCAAATTACTGTAGGAGACGAACCCATCAGCGGCCAGACCGCTCAATTGGGTCGGGAGCCATCCAGGACTCAGGACACGATTCGACCTAACCGACCTCTGCGACCCAAGGTGAGCACGGTATTCGAGCCACCACACACCGGCAATGAGGTCATGGAAATCTCGGACAAATCTACGACATCGACTACGGGcaccaagaacaagactGAACAGACCTCTCGAGAAAGGTCCAAGACTAAGAGTAAGCCATTCTCGTGGCAGCCTCTCGGATTTGACGCACTGGACGACAATGACTGGTCCAACTGGGAGTCGCCGGCCTCATCCTCAAAGACATCCCGCTGGAGCGGCTCTACCATGGGAAGTGGCGGTCTGGACGACCTGTCAGCCACTTCTGACGATGGGGAGCCTATTGACTCGCCATC caagaagaagtcgaCCGGCTACGAGACGCCCCTACTCTCCCCCAAGCTAGAGGAGATCCTCCCCAACATGGTCAAGGGCCTCTCACCCAGCAACCTCAAGCGCACCGCGACAAACCTAATGGACGAGTGGGAGAGGTCCCTCACCGACCCGCAATATCCTCATCAGTCGCAGAACAAGGAGAACAATGCATAG